Below is a genomic region from Pyrococcus kukulkanii.
CTGTACATAAAGGGGGGTAACTTAAAAATTGAATGATAAACTTTAAAAGACAGTTCTCAAAGCCAAACCCGAACGGCCGGGATGTTCCCGGAAGGGGAGAACCGGAGATGGAGGGAGAAAGATGGGAATGTACAAGTACATTAGGGAAGCATGGAAGAACCCGAAGAAGAGCTACGTTGGTCAGTTGCTTAAGCAGAGAATGATAAAGTGGAGGAGAGAGCCTGTAGTCGTTAGAATCGAGAGGCCCACGAGGCTTGACAGGGCTAGGGCTTTAGGTTACCAGGCGAAGCAGGGCTACGTTATCGTGAGGGTCAGGGTCAGAAGAGGAGGAAGGAAGAGGCCCAGGTGGAAGGGCGGAAGGAAGCCAAGCAAGATGGGTCAGCTTAAGTACTCACCTAAGAAGAGCCTCCAGTGGATTGCCGAGGAGAAGGCAGCGAGGAAGTTCCCAAACCTCGAGGTTCTCAACAGCTACTGGGTTGGCGAGGATGGTATGTACAAGTGGTTCGAGGTAATCCTAGTTGATCCCCACCACCCAGTCATCAAGTCGGATCCTAAGATAGCTTGGATAGCACTCAAGCACCACAAGGGTAGGGTGTTCAGAGGCCTCACTTCGGCTGGTAAGAAGGGAAGAGGCCTCAGGAACAAGGGTAAGGGTGCAGAGAAAGTTAGACCAAGCATTAGGGCGAACGAAGGTAAGGGCAAGTGATTATTGGACTCTGAATAGCATTGCCCTCTCATTTTCTTCCCATGCTTCTGGCGTATATGCGACTATCACACTTCCTTTTTCTTTCAGGGCATAGTCCCTTAATGTGTGGAGGAATTTTAGCAACGATTTTAGGTCATTATAAAGCCTTAAGTACTCTAAGCAGTCAATAGCAACTACTCCCCTTCCTCCAGCCTCCCTAACTTCCCTCATGAACCTTACTGCTAGGTGGGTCATCTTCTCTAGCTCAGTTGGCCTGATCCCGTTTTCTATTTGGGCATTTGTGATGTAGAATATGATCCAGCTCTTGGATTTCTTTGTCGTGTCCCTTGTGAACAATAAGACCGGCTTGTCTTCAAGTGTTTCTAGGAGGACTTCAAAATAAGCATCGGGAACGATTTTCATTCCTGGTTTTATTTCGGGAATTTTCTCCTTACTGATGTCTTTCACAAGCCTTGAATATTTATGAATGCTGGCGAATGATAATAGGATAGCTCCGGCCAATATGAAGAGTACGTCAATAAATGTATCTCCAATGAATTTGTACAAAGTTAAGTCAATTCCTAGGACTATCATTCCGATGCTCGTTATAACTCCTTCCTTTTCCAATCCTTTCCAAACTATATATGCAGAAATCAGAAGCATAAAACCTGCGTCTCCAGCTATCCCTCCAATGAAGGCTTTTTTAAAGCCTAATGTTACAGTTATTAACCTATACAATACATGACTGAGTGGAACAAGGAGATACCATCTAACGTGTCTA
It encodes:
- a CDS encoding 50S ribosomal protein L15e, producing the protein MGMYKYIREAWKNPKKSYVGQLLKQRMIKWRREPVVVRIERPTRLDRARALGYQAKQGYVIVRVRVRRGGRKRPRWKGGRKPSKMGQLKYSPKKSLQWIAEEKAARKFPNLEVLNSYWVGEDGMYKWFEVILVDPHHPVIKSDPKIAWIALKHHKGRVFRGLTSAGKKGRGLRNKGKGAEKVRPSIRANEGKGK
- a CDS encoding DUF835 domain-containing protein, whose protein sequence is MSLESISRLIISLISMLTAIYFFRISYKERRKDAFCGGFGWIALSLHYFLRYANISTQIAEIFLYFYALGISLYTVLLLEDLSPTALRHVRWYLLVPLSHVLYRLITVTLGFKKAFIGGIAGDAGFMLLISAYIVWKGLEKEGVITSIGMIVLGIDLTLYKFIGDTFIDVLFILAGAILLSFASIHKYSRLVKDISKEKIPEIKPGMKIVPDAYFEVLLETLEDKPVLLFTRDTTKKSKSWIIFYITNAQIENGIRPTELEKMTHLAVRFMREVREAGGRGVVAIDCLEYLRLYNDLKSLLKFLHTLRDYALKEKGSVIVAYTPEAWEENERAMLFRVQ